Within the Mastacembelus armatus chromosome 23, fMasArm1.2, whole genome shotgun sequence genome, the region TGGAAAGCACAACAGTGATAAGAGAGAGATAGCATCAGCTCCAGCCTATTGTGTACCACAGGAAATTAATCCGAGATGCAGGTTGGACAAACAAATCGCGCACACAATCAGGATTCCACACACACTCCATGactcacacacatccatgtacataaacacactaATGCGAACAAAGTACAATGATGTTACGTACATGCAGACGCGCAGACTTGTCTAATCTTTGCTTCTGCAGCCCACATGACAAATACGGAAAACGTAAACGATGAGGTTCAACAACTAACACACAAGGCAGACAAGCACAAAACTGCTTCAGGTGTCTTGTAGTAAATGGAAGAGAAAGTGAGACTGTACCTCCCTCGGGCTCGTCTTGTAAAGAGGAATACACTTATACAGTTAACTTGTCAAGTTAAATCAGAATGAAACAAGTAGAGAAGGTGAAACATCCCCTGGAacatttatctatctatctgtctatccatctatctttctatctatctatcatgcTCCTCTTAtctcagataaaaaaaaaccctaccCCTTGGAAAATGATAAaacttgaataaataaatgaataaataaatagtaaacaAGGCCTCAAAGATTAGATAGATTAGATGATAAAAGTGAATTCtgggaaattatttaaaatatctaaTATCTTTGTCAGGTCAAGTTCTCCCTGTTGCAAACTAAACTGAACCCTTAAGACAAACCTCTGATGTCACTAAACCAAATCTAAACCAAATAATATAGTGGTAAAATAAAGTTTTCCACAAATGCAGACTGCTGTGTGCAGAGCTCGGGCATTTAAATATGTCCAGTGTTTACAATGAGCTCAGTGGAAGGAAGCAGCTCAGTTCCCTGACTCGGTGCTCCCGAAGGAGGGGCGGTGCAAAGAAATGGAGCTGTGGGAGGGAACACCGAGGAAATCACGGCGTCCTTCCCTCCACCCCGTGCACTGCAAAACACACGCAGCAGATTTCACCTCCCCGCCTTCATCAACACGATCGTATCTGATCCATGTTTTGCTCCAGTTGATTCTGTTCGCAAATACATTGTCATCACTGTTGATCTTAATCTCGACTGGCTGCTGACAGTCCTGTGCGGCTAGAACAGCAGCGAAAACGTGGTTTTGTGCGCAGGTTTGTGCCCTTGAAAACTTCAGAACACACAAACCGGAATGAAGAACTTGAGTGGGTCTGTCTGAAACCTCACAACAGAATCTGAAGCCGAGAgatgaaacacacatttaataCTGACTTCCACAGGCACACTCGAAGTCCCTAAGGGAGTATTATTAACACCGCAGGGGATAAACCTACTATAAAGTACGATAAGGTCACTGAAGTGGCGCTGTGAAGAAAAATTAGAAGAATATCAGAGCATTTATGGAGCCTTGAGGATacaggactgacagcagcactTCATGTGCCGCCTGCAACACAGAGAACAGATTGATAATCGCATTTAGAGGAACACAGACAAGACCCTCTGTCATTACCCTGTAATTCAGGGAAATTAAGCCTCTGGCTGTGCAGCTACAATTGGTTTATTGAACAAAACTGGAGGAAGCCTTGTTGAATGAGCTCGCATTGTCGATTGTCTCccgcaaaataaataaataaataataaaataaaaataaataaacaaatacagcatGTAACTCAGCCtggctcaaaaaaaaaaagaacaaaacaaaaaacacgtCCACTGTTCCCCTCAGGCTGAAACTGAGCAGAGCCCTGTGGGTGTCACAGCTGACCTGAAGCTGCTGCACCTGAGCGGcctttaaattttaattatgTTATTGCTCATGTCCCTGTTGGTCGTCAAACGTGGCTGCAGCGACGCtcacgcacacgcacatgcatgcacgcactCACGGACAGCACACATGCGGGGTTAACTGAGGGGTGGCCAACATGACCtatagcaaacacacacacacagatagacagacacacatagacagacacacagacagatagatagacagagacagacagatagatagacagacagacagacgcaCGCATGGACGGACGGACGTACACGCacgcactcacactcacactacAGCCAGCTAAGTTGTTACTCACTGCGGCTCTGTTAACGTTACTGCCCTCGGTTGTgatataacaaaaaaagaaaacacagaaacaggccGGTCACCTTTCCGCTTCAGTTCTTCTCCTGCTGTCAAACCTCAGGGTGACGTTTCGTAACGTAGCCGCGGTGAAACGCCGTGTCTCCGTCCTGTAGCCGTCTCTCTCCGCTGTCTTTCCCTCTTTTCCGTCTGCCAGCTCTCCTCCTGGTGGCTTCCCTACTCGGGCGCTTCCGTGACGTCAACACGGTGGAGCGCGCGTTCCCGAGGCgtaccccccccccacacacacacacacattcgccCTCCAAGCTAAGGCGCGTGCACGTTAATCTATTCTTAAAAGTCAAAATGTCGAAATTAATccttttaatataaaatgattcACATTTTCCACTCATCAGCttgtcattttcaaaataaaagtcatttgattatttatttctattatgGTCAGTTTATGTGAATGTTTAGCGATGAAATAATCAAAGAAGCCTtcactatattttattttattgggtTTTTCTGTTCTGATCTTAAATACATGAGTTGATTAGCTCACTGTTCTGTGTGTAAAATCTTAATTTGTAAAATCTTAATTTGTAAAGTAACTTAACTGTAAAAACAGTAAGTCTCCTACTGTAGCCACATATCAACAGTTACTGTAGGATGTGTATTGAGTTCATCACATGGAGGCAATCACCCAGTTTCCATCCAAACATCAGTGAGCTACATGCATCAGTACAAGTTTTATGATTTgcataaagcaataaaaaatcAATCAAGTGTAGATGTGTCATGGCTCTAAGCTATCTGGCAAGCATATCTGAGTAAGTCTGATTTGTTGTAGCCTAATATTAAGCAGATTAGATTAtttattagcatttattttatttgttcactTATACTTAGGAGATATTTCACTCTAAATGTGATGCTTATGTTCGTTCTGCATCCAAGCATTGTCATATTAGGACCTATGGCGTGTTTACGCTTCACTGCCAGTCTGTGTTTGCTGAATGAATGACCTACATTACATCAGACTACAGTATGTGGCATATTTCATAGATCATGTAATATCTTCTGATCTAAAAGGTCTCTCTTTGTCATCCTAAAGAATTTTTTCCAACTAGACACtgaccaaatacacacacacacacacacacacacacacagtgtcccAGTTCCCTGGGCGCCAGTAAGTCAGACAGCTGAGGTATAAATAGTTTGTTGGCTAAAGTTCCTCTtgagaaaaacacatcaggagTTATGGACCAGTGCTTCCCTCTGAAAGTTTCTATTAACTTGTGAgaatttttacagttttatttggttgtttgtaacaaagttttaaaaactgctgcaaaCTTCTCTTTACCTTCATAAATCCAATCAGGGACTTGGATCATGACACTAGTAAAGTGTCTTAAATATGCAGGTAGCAGATGAAAAGGGCTTTCTGCAACACATTACccaaacacactgacacttgCCATTTCAAAAGGACTGtaatctggaaaaaaaacagaagtttaaTACATACCAGTTGCATGATACACGTAATAACTGACACTTGGTGTGTAATGAAATAGCTATTAAATTGAAATTAGGTCCCATGATGCCACTGTCCATTTCTTCTTGTTTCTATGTTGCTTCTCTTAAAAACAGGCAAGTACTCTGGTGCCACCTTCTGGTCAGATACAGGTGATGTATGCACAGGACCTTAACTTTTCTCACTAAAAGGGAATGCACTTCGTCATCAACTAACAATAAAGTCCAAATACGTTTGACTTATGCTAGAAAACAATCGGCTACATGCTACACAATTAGTTTCAATTGTCCTTTTGTAATATGTGATGCTGCTACTACTTCTGCTGACCCTGAATTAATAGGTCTTTGCtgcaataaatatatattcCAATAATGCGTATACTAACAAAGGAAGAAAATCCTTTTAGCAGTACTTCCAAATCTTCCCTGACATATGTGGCATCTTAAGTTGCATGACCCACAGGTGTGATTTGAAGTCTGTTGTTATACACATCCccaaaaataccaaaaatcGGGTAAAGCTTTGGTCTGCTGCTTAAAGAAGTGCCAACCATAGAATAGAGAAAAGCTTTTAGTGGTGGTACTGTCTGTGTGAAGGTACATCGTGTGAAGGAGTATATCAGTGTTCTGGTGTCTACATTGTAGCAAGAGACTTCTCCCTTCTCATAATCAACAAACACACCAACTGTCCTGGGGATTGGCCACACATACAGGGGAAAATTAgcatcagaagaaaaaaaaatgtgtccagATCCACAGTAGCCAAATGTCCATCCTCCTTCCTCAGTTCCgggaaagaaaaacacctcTCTGTTAATGGGCTCTTTGACCACCCCCAATACCCACCACTGACTTCCATCGACCTGCACCTCATAGTAGAACCTGCCAGAGGAAAAGCCATCTTTCCCCAGGACTAAGGTTTGATTTTGAAATCTGTTCCCAAATAAAGGAGGAAATAACAGTTGTGCTTCATGAAAGCTGAGTTGTTTCCCATCCTCAGATACACTGAGTTTGGAATGGGCTGTGTAGGCATCCAAAGTCACATCCACTGCGTCACACTGCTGAATCATCATCAGCTTGTCCTGAGGTGGAGTCCACACTTCATTATTAAACACATCTGTCTCCGGTTCTTCAGCTGCTTCCAGCTGCTCAGTGGTGTCACAGCCATCAGAAAACCTGACTTTAAGAGTGAGCTTCTCCATCTCATTGCTTAGTGTCTTTTCCATCTTAGCCACTGCTTTTTTCACCATTCCCAAGTAACTCTGTCGACTGATTTCAGACAGGTCTTCTGTCAGATAGGTGTCAAATAGGTGTCCGGGGGAGCAGAGGGATGGCCACTTCTGCAGGAGACGGAGGTGgtcttctgtttttaaaagttgcTCCAGTTCAGATCTCCTCCTCGTCAACTCAGCAACATCTTGCTCCAGCTGCGTTACATGGGCTTCAGTCTGCCTATCTGCCACTTTCTGCTTCTCCTGGATCATCTCAAGCAGTTCAACTTtgtttctgttcaacaaggccaATGGAGCTGTTAAAACCTCAGTAATATCTTGTACCTCCTTCTCTGACTCTTTCTTGCTTTGTTTAACTAAGCATTTGATTTCCTTTATCCTTTTGGATTTAgtgttttccatcatttttatttctgacatCACATTGTCCATCACATCTTTCCTGTCTCTGAATGCTTTCTCTAACGGAATGGTTTCATGTGTGGCATGGTCATCTATC harbors:
- the LOC113142403 gene encoding E3 ubiquitin-protein ligase TRIM39-like; its protein translation is MASASSLPCDEQFLCSICLGDFNEPVSTPCGHNYCKACITGYWASSGRAECPLCKKKFHRRPQLQVNTEFRDMVEHFHSMRVKGEDKIPAKQGEVPCDICLGPKLKAQKTCLVCMASYCQSHLEPHQRVPTLKKHKLIDPVSDLEDRVCKKHDKMFEFYCHEDQTCVCFMCLIDDHATHETIPLEKAFRDRKDVMDNVMSEIKMMENTKSKRIKEIKCLVKQSKKESEKEVQDITEVLTAPLALLNRNKVELLEMIQEKQKVADRQTEAHVTQLEQDVAELTRRRSELEQLLKTEDHLRLLQKWPSLCSPGHLFDTYLTEDLSEISRQSYLGMVKKAVAKMEKTLSNEMEKLTLKVRFSDGCDTTEQLEAAEEPETDVFNNEVWTPPQDKLMMIQQCDAVDVTLDAYTAHSKLSVSEDGKQLSFHEAQLLFPPLFGNRFQNQTLVLGKDGFSSGRFYYEVQVDGSQWWVLGVVKEPINREVFFFPGTEEGGWTFGYCGSGHIFFSSDANFPLYVWPIPRTVGVFVDYEKGEVSCYNVDTRTLIYSFTRCTFTQTVPPLKAFLYSMVGTSLSSRPKLYPIFGIFGDVYNNRLQITPVGHAT